A DNA window from Mobula hypostoma chromosome 3, sMobHyp1.1, whole genome shotgun sequence contains the following coding sequences:
- the LOC134343807 gene encoding zinc finger protein 229-like, protein MAHQRVHTGERPFTCSDCGKGFTCSSKLKVHQRVHTGERPFTCSECGKGFTRSSYLVAHQRIHTGERPFTCSECGKGFTCSSQMKVHQRVHTGERPFTCSVCGKGFTLSYHLLRHQSVHTGEWPFTCSVCGKGFTESSFLQRHQSVHTGKWQFTCSDCGKGFNRSSHLLTHQSAHAGKWPFTCSDCGKGFISSSQLKVHQRVHTGERPFTCSDCGKGFTQSFHLQAHWSVHTGERPFTCSDCGKGFTSSSQLKVHQRVHTGERPFTCSDCGKGFTRSSQLQRHQRVHTG, encoded by the coding sequence atggctcaccagcgagttcacactggagagaggccgtttacctgctcagactgtgggaagggattcacttgttcatctaaactgaaggtacatcaacgagttcacactggagagaggccattcacctgctcagaatgtgggaagggattcactcggtcatcctaCCTAGTGgcacaccagcgaattcacactggagagaggccattcacctgctcggaatgtgggaagggattcacttgctcatcccaaatgaaggtacatcagagagttcacaccggggagagaccgttcacctgctctgtctgtgggaagggattcactttgtcatATCACCTACTGAGACatcagtcagttcacaccggggagtggccattcacctgctcagtctgtgggaagggattcactgaatcatccttcctacagagacaccagtcagttcacactggaaaGTGgcagttcacctgctcagactgtgggaagggattcaatcggtcatctcacctactgacacaccagTCAGCCCATGCAGGGAaatggccgttcacctgctcggactgtgggaagggattcatttcaTCATcgcaactgaaggtacatcagcgagttcacactggggagaggccattcacctgctcagactgtgggaaaggattcactcagtcattccACCTACAAGCACACTGgtcagttcacacaggggagaggccgttcacctgctcagactgtgggaaaggattcacttcaTCATCTCAACTTAAAgtgcatcagagagttcacactggagagaggccgttcacctgctcagattgtgggaagggattcactcggtcatctcaactgcagagacaccagcgagttcatacTGGGTAG